The following are encoded in a window of Flavobacterium psychrotrophum genomic DNA:
- a CDS encoding DUF1624 domain-containing protein, with translation MDTIKKRILSIDILRGIIMALMALDHTRDYFHIDAVTQDPLNLETTTPILFFTRWITHFCAPAFVFLSGISIYLQSLRKTKEELAKFLLTRGLWLVLMELTIVGFGWSFNPFFNFFFLQVIWAIGWSMVILSALILCPYWVAVVTGIGITLLHNLTDYYTYPDPEAHTAFNFLLMTDFSLYKVGTVQVMAGYAILPWTGIMLLGYSIGKWFNTQTVTPQLRQRRLVSAGLLLITFFVLLRINNSYGDPKHWSEQKDTLFTLLSILDVTKYPPSLAYACMTLGPALLALAALENVHIRGIYSIMNTFGRVPFFYYMLHIYVIHLLCVALYFIQGFTADQLFTLPQNFGFRPNENFGFNLGYTYVVWIGVLVLCYFPCRWYDRYKSTHKKWWLSYI, from the coding sequence ATGGACACCATCAAAAAACGGATACTAAGCATCGACATACTGCGTGGTATCATCATGGCGCTAATGGCGCTGGACCATACCCGCGATTACTTTCATATTGATGCCGTAACACAGGACCCGTTAAATCTTGAAACCACTACACCCATACTGTTCTTTACCAGATGGATAACCCACTTCTGCGCCCCTGCGTTTGTGTTTCTGTCCGGAATTTCAATCTACCTGCAAAGCCTTAGAAAAACAAAGGAAGAGCTGGCTAAATTCCTGCTTACACGCGGGTTATGGCTAGTCTTGATGGAACTAACCATTGTAGGCTTTGGGTGGAGTTTTAACCCATTTTTTAATTTCTTCTTTTTACAGGTCATCTGGGCCATTGGGTGGAGCATGGTAATACTCTCTGCATTAATACTTTGCCCCTACTGGGTTGCTGTTGTAACGGGAATTGGCATTACACTCCTGCACAACCTTACGGACTATTATACCTACCCTGACCCTGAAGCACATACAGCTTTTAACTTCCTGCTAATGACCGACTTTAGCCTGTACAAAGTAGGCACTGTGCAAGTAATGGCCGGGTATGCCATACTACCCTGGACAGGCATTATGTTATTGGGCTACAGCATAGGCAAATGGTTTAATACACAAACAGTTACACCACAGCTACGTCAGCGCAGGCTGGTATCTGCCGGGCTGTTGCTTATTACTTTCTTTGTATTATTAAGAATTAACAACAGCTATGGCGACCCCAAACACTGGAGCGAACAAAAAGACACGTTATTTACCTTATTATCAATACTCGATGTTACAAAGTACCCACCATCTCTGGCTTATGCCTGCATGACCTTAGGCCCTGCATTACTGGCACTTGCAGCGCTGGAGAATGTACATATCAGGGGTATTTACAGTATAATGAATACGTTTGGGCGTGTACCGTTCTTTTATTATATGCTTCACATATATGTAATTCATTTACTGTGTGTTGCGCTATATTTTATACAGGGTTTTACTGCCGACCAGCTTTTTACGCTTCCGCAGAATTTTGGCTTCCGTCCTAACGAAAATTTCGGGTTTAATCTTGGGTATACATACGTGGTTTGGATAGGGGTTTTGGTGCTATGCTATTTTCCGTGCCGATGGTATGACCGATATAAAAGCACGCACAAAAAATGGTGGCTGAGCTACATCTAA
- a CDS encoding AI-2E family transporter encodes MKSTPFYTKLAHISISILAIGLIAVLGKSILAPLIIALLFALLLIPFAGFLERKLRFPRAMAAFVVLLVLIGAVSGLVVLLGSQLSEFAQELPAFQKQLMVSLEGLQHWISESFNINNRQQAAYINQTAETALGHGTELIGTTLLSLSSSLLFLVFIFLYTFFLLMHRSLLLRFVVALFSDHHSPVVYEVVERIQYIIRKYIVGLLLQMAIVSVLTCTAFMLLGIKYAFLLGLLTGILNVIPYVGIFISLLLSVLVTFATGDTAHVLFVFIAIVCIHLVDGNYIMPKIVGSKVKLNTLTAVLGLVLGEMLWGITGMFLAIPVIAIAKVIFDRVDGLKPWGMVLGEDEPATQSQIPADEELPVE; translated from the coding sequence ATGAAATCCACTCCGTTTTATACAAAGCTTGCGCACATTAGCATCAGTATCCTTGCCATAGGCCTTATTGCCGTATTGGGCAAAAGTATACTGGCTCCGCTAATTATAGCATTGTTGTTTGCGCTGCTGCTGATACCGTTTGCCGGATTCTTAGAGCGTAAGCTCAGGTTTCCGAGGGCTATGGCGGCATTTGTGGTATTGCTTGTGCTTATAGGGGCGGTTAGCGGACTTGTGGTGCTGTTGGGTAGCCAGCTGTCTGAATTTGCACAGGAACTCCCTGCTTTCCAAAAACAGCTTATGGTGTCGCTGGAAGGGTTGCAGCACTGGATATCAGAATCGTTTAATATTAATAACCGACAGCAGGCCGCCTACATTAACCAAACCGCCGAAACCGCTTTAGGCCACGGTACAGAGCTGATAGGTACAACGTTACTTTCGTTATCATCATCATTATTGTTCCTGGTTTTTATCTTTTTATATACATTTTTCCTGCTCATGCACCGCAGCCTGTTGCTGCGCTTTGTGGTAGCGCTGTTTAGCGACCACCACAGCCCGGTAGTGTATGAGGTTGTAGAGCGCATTCAATACATCATCCGTAAATATATTGTGGGGCTGTTGTTGCAAATGGCTATAGTATCTGTATTAACCTGTACGGCGTTTATGCTGCTGGGTATTAAGTACGCCTTTTTGCTTGGCCTGCTTACGGGCATACTAAATGTAATACCGTATGTAGGCATTTTTATATCGCTGCTGCTCTCTGTACTTGTAACCTTTGCAACCGGAGACACGGCGCACGTACTGTTTGTATTTATTGCCATTGTGTGCATACATCTTGTTGATGGCAACTATATTATGCCAAAAATTGTAGGTAGTAAAGTAAAGCTCAACACGCTTACGGCGGTACTTGGACTGGTGCTTGGCGAAATGCTTTGGGGTATTACAGGTATGTTCCTGGCAATACCGGTTATTGCCATTGCTAAAGTAATTTTCGACAGGGTAGACGGACTTAAACCCTGGGGCATGGTGCTTGGAGAAGATGAACCTGCCACCCAGTCTCAAATTCCTGCCGATGAAGAATTGCCTGTGGAGTAA
- a CDS encoding ABC-F family ATP-binding cassette domain-containing protein, with protein sequence MNYLSVENISKSFGERTLFENISFGINKDQKIAFVAKNGSGKTSILKIINGDDTPDTGQVVMRKEIKMEFLSQEPNLDPELTIEESIFASDSEILHVIEAYEKALENPDDAEAYQKAFERMEVFNAWDFESQYKMILSKLKMDDLKLKVKNMSGGQRKRLSLAIILINKPDLLILDEPTNHLDLEMIEWLENYFAKENITLFMVTHDRFFLERVCNEIIELENGKLYQYKGNYSYYLQKKEERIAAENASIDKAQNLFVKELSWMRRQPKARTTKSKSRQDDFYVIKEKAQSRRKEHVVELEINMERIGSKIIELHNISKKFGDKVILDNFSFNFKKGERIGIIGKNGTGKSTFLNMITQNLPVDGGKVVHGDTIKIGYYTQSGINPKEGQKVIDVIKEYGEYIPLSKGRIISAAQLLERFLFDRKKQYDFVDRLSGGELKRLYLCTVLIQNPNFLILDEPTNDLDIVTLNVLEQFLLDYPGCLLVVSHDRYFMDKIVDHLFVFRGEGIVEDFPGNYSDFRSYEDSAEPAKTELKPVGDNKGWKQNNVKAGLNFNEQKEFDKIEKDLKDLERQKQAIEKEFADGTIAEKDIAKRADDLQKVLDTIEEKTERWFDLSAKME encoded by the coding sequence GTGAATTACCTTTCAGTAGAAAACATATCCAAATCATTTGGCGAGCGTACCCTTTTTGAAAACATATCTTTTGGTATCAACAAAGACCAGAAGATTGCTTTTGTAGCCAAAAACGGTAGCGGAAAAACCAGTATCCTTAAAATAATCAATGGTGACGATACGCCCGATACCGGACAGGTTGTAATGCGTAAAGAAATCAAGATGGAGTTCCTGAGCCAGGAGCCTAACCTGGATCCTGAACTTACCATTGAGGAAAGTATTTTTGCCTCTGACAGTGAGATACTGCACGTTATAGAAGCTTACGAAAAAGCGCTGGAAAATCCTGACGATGCCGAAGCTTACCAAAAGGCTTTTGAGCGTATGGAGGTTTTTAACGCCTGGGATTTTGAGTCGCAATACAAAATGATCCTGAGCAAGCTAAAGATGGACGACCTTAAGCTGAAGGTTAAAAACATGAGCGGTGGACAGCGCAAACGCCTTTCGCTGGCTATCATACTCATCAATAAGCCCGACCTGCTGATACTGGATGAACCAACCAACCACCTTGACCTGGAAATGATTGAGTGGCTGGAGAATTATTTTGCCAAAGAAAACATTACGCTGTTTATGGTTACGCACGACCGTTTCTTTTTAGAGCGCGTATGTAACGAAATTATAGAACTTGAAAATGGTAAGCTGTACCAGTACAAAGGCAATTACAGCTACTACCTTCAAAAGAAAGAAGAACGTATAGCGGCAGAAAATGCCAGTATAGACAAGGCTCAAAACCTGTTTGTAAAAGAGCTTTCGTGGATGCGCCGCCAGCCTAAGGCACGTACTACCAAAAGTAAATCACGTCAGGATGACTTCTACGTAATCAAGGAAAAAGCCCAGAGCCGCCGCAAAGAACACGTGGTGGAGCTCGAAATAAACATGGAACGCATAGGCAGCAAGATCATAGAGCTGCACAACATATCTAAGAAGTTTGGCGATAAGGTTATACTGGATAATTTTAGCTTCAACTTTAAAAAAGGCGAACGCATAGGCATCATCGGTAAGAACGGTACCGGTAAGTCTACCTTTTTGAACATGATTACCCAAAACCTGCCGGTAGATGGCGGTAAGGTAGTACACGGCGACACTATTAAAATAGGTTATTATACCCAAAGCGGCATCAACCCTAAAGAAGGCCAAAAGGTTATTGACGTTATTAAGGAGTATGGCGAATATATTCCGCTTTCTAAAGGGCGTATCATATCGGCAGCACAGCTACTGGAGCGTTTTTTGTTTGACCGTAAAAAGCAGTACGATTTTGTAGACCGCCTTAGTGGTGGCGAGCTTAAGCGTCTTTACCTGTGTACGGTACTGATACAAAACCCTAATTTCCTGATACTGGATGAACCTACTAACGACCTTGACATTGTAACGCTAAATGTACTGGAGCAGTTTTTATTAGACTACCCGGGGTGTTTGCTTGTTGTAAGCCACGACCGTTACTTTATGGATAAGATCGTAGACCACCTGTTCGTTTTCCGTGGTGAGGGTATTGTAGAAGATTTCCCGGGTAACTACAGCGACTTCCGCAGTTATGAGGATAGCGCAGAGCCTGCTAAAACCGAATTAAAACCTGTCGGCGACAACAAAGGCTGGAAGCAGAATAATGTTAAGGCCGGCCTTAACTTTAATGAGCAAAAGGAATTCGACAAAATAGAAAAAGACCTTAAAGACCTTGAACGCCAAAAGCAAGCCATTGAAAAAGAGTTTGCAGATGGTACTATAGCCGAAAAGGACATTGCCAAAAGAGCAGATGACCTGCAAAAGGTATTAGATACTATAGAAGAAAAAACAGAGCGCTGGTTTGATCTAAGCGCGAAGATGGAGTAG